A portion of the Pseudomonas koreensis genome contains these proteins:
- a CDS encoding REP-associated tyrosine transposase encodes MPKLSASHRLRIGRYDEPNRLYLLTANTLHREPVFRDFALGKLVGDQFRNAEELGFADSLAWVVMPDHFHWLIDLKQGSLSELMQRTKSLSARAVNTAAGRKGTLWQHGFHDRALRREDDLVKMARYVVANPLRAGLVQRISDYPLWHAIWADRQTESLHSRASSLPQVI; translated from the coding sequence ATGCCAAAACTATCAGCCTCGCATCGCCTGCGCATTGGCCGTTACGACGAACCTAACCGCTTATATCTACTGACCGCCAACACACTTCATCGCGAACCTGTTTTCCGCGATTTTGCATTAGGTAAGTTAGTCGGTGACCAATTTCGAAACGCCGAGGAGCTGGGGTTTGCCGACTCGTTGGCATGGGTGGTTATGCCCGACCACTTTCACTGGTTGATCGATTTGAAGCAGGGTTCCTTGAGTGAACTGATGCAAAGGACAAAGTCCTTAAGCGCGCGTGCTGTGAACACGGCTGCGGGTAGAAAAGGCACCCTCTGGCAGCATGGGTTTCACGATCGCGCACTGCGGCGGGAAGATGATTTGGTAAAAATGGCTCGATACGTTGTGGCTAACCCGTTGCGGGCAGGTTTAGTGCAAAGGATTAGCGACTATCCGCTGTGGCATGCGATCTGGGCTGATAGGCAGACCGAGTCGCTCCATTCGCGAGCAAGCTCGCTCCCACAGGTGATTTGA
- the gcl gene encoding glyoxylate carboligase has product MSKMRAIEAAVLVMRREGVDTAFGIPGAAINPLYSALQKVGGIDHVLARHVEGASHMAEGYTRTKAGNIGVCIGTSGPAGTDMVTGLYSASADSIPILCITGQAPRARMHKEDFQAVDITSIVKPVTKWATTVLEPGQVPYAFQKAFYEMRSGRPGPVLIDLPFDVQMAEIEFDIDAYQPLPLAKPTATRVQVEKALALLDQAERPLLVAGGGIINADASDLLVEFAELTGIPVIPTLMGWGTIPDDHPLMVGMVGLQTSHRYGNATMLKSDVVLGIGNRWANRHTGSVDVYTEGRKFIHVDIEGTQIGRVFTPDLGIVSDAAAALTVFIEVAREWQAAGKLKNRSAWLQDCQQRKASLHRKTHFDNVPVKPQRVYEEMNQVFGKDTCYVSTIGLSQIAGAQFLHVYKPRHWINCGQAGPLGWTIPAALGVVKADPSRKVVALSGDYDFQFMIEELAVGAQFKLPYIHVVVNNSYLGLIRQAQRGFEMDYCVQLSFDNLNAPELNGYGVDHIAVAEGLGCKALRVFEPSEIAPALRKAEQMIEEFKVPVIVEIILERVTNISMGTEINAVNEFEDLALVGNDAPTAISLLD; this is encoded by the coding sequence ATGAGCAAAATGAGAGCAATCGAAGCCGCCGTTCTGGTGATGCGCCGCGAAGGGGTTGATACCGCTTTTGGCATCCCGGGCGCAGCGATCAACCCGCTGTACTCCGCCTTGCAGAAGGTAGGTGGCATCGATCACGTCCTTGCTCGCCACGTTGAAGGCGCCTCGCACATGGCCGAGGGCTACACCCGCACCAAGGCTGGCAATATCGGCGTGTGCATCGGCACGTCCGGCCCGGCCGGTACCGACATGGTCACCGGGCTCTACAGCGCCTCGGCCGACTCGATTCCAATCCTCTGCATCACCGGGCAAGCACCCCGCGCCCGGATGCACAAGGAAGACTTCCAGGCTGTCGACATCACCAGCATCGTCAAGCCAGTCACCAAGTGGGCGACCACGGTGCTCGAACCGGGCCAGGTGCCTTACGCGTTCCAGAAAGCCTTCTATGAAATGCGCTCCGGCCGTCCAGGCCCGGTACTGATCGACCTGCCGTTCGACGTGCAGATGGCCGAGATCGAATTCGACATCGACGCCTACCAACCGCTGCCACTGGCCAAACCGACCGCTACCCGCGTGCAGGTCGAGAAGGCTTTGGCATTGCTGGATCAGGCCGAGCGTCCACTGTTGGTTGCCGGCGGCGGCATCATCAACGCCGACGCCAGCGATCTGCTGGTCGAGTTCGCCGAACTGACCGGCATCCCGGTCATCCCGACCCTGATGGGCTGGGGCACCATCCCTGACGATCACCCGCTGATGGTCGGCATGGTCGGTCTGCAGACGTCGCACCGTTACGGCAACGCGACGATGCTGAAATCCGACGTGGTGCTGGGCATCGGCAACCGTTGGGCCAACCGCCACACCGGGTCGGTTGACGTTTACACCGAAGGCCGCAAGTTCATTCACGTCGACATCGAAGGCACGCAGATCGGTCGTGTGTTCACGCCGGATCTGGGCATCGTTTCCGACGCCGCCGCAGCGCTGACCGTGTTCATCGAAGTGGCGCGTGAATGGCAAGCCGCCGGCAAGCTGAAGAACCGCAGTGCCTGGCTGCAGGATTGCCAGCAGCGCAAGGCCAGCCTGCATCGCAAGACCCACTTCGACAACGTGCCGGTCAAGCCGCAGCGCGTTTACGAAGAAATGAACCAGGTGTTCGGCAAGGACACCTGCTACGTCAGCACCATCGGTCTGTCGCAGATTGCCGGCGCGCAGTTCCTGCACGTCTACAAGCCGCGTCACTGGATCAACTGTGGCCAGGCCGGCCCGTTGGGCTGGACCATTCCGGCAGCGCTGGGCGTGGTCAAGGCCGATCCGAGCCGGAAAGTCGTGGCCCTGTCGGGGGACTATGATTTCCAGTTCATGATCGAAGAACTGGCGGTCGGCGCTCAGTTCAAACTGCCGTACATCCACGTCGTGGTGAACAACTCGTACCTGGGCCTGATCCGTCAGGCCCAGCGCGGGTTCGAAATGGACTACTGCGTGCAGTTGTCCTTCGATAACCTGAATGCGCCGGAACTCAACGGTTACGGGGTTGACCACATCGCAGTCGCCGAAGGCCTCGGCTGTAAAGCGCTACGTGTGTTCGAGCCGTCGGAAATCGCCCCTGCCCTGCGCAAGGCCGAACAGATGATCGAAGAGTTCAAAGTGCCGGTGATCGTCGAAATCATTCTGGAGCGTGTGACCAACATCTCCATGGGTACCGAGATCAACGCGGTCAACGAATTCGAAGACCTGGCACTGGTCGGCAACGACGCGCCAACGGCGATTTCGCTGCTTGATTAA
- a CDS encoding TetR/AcrR family transcriptional regulator, which translates to MSTIRERNKELILRAASEEFADKGFAATKTSDIAAKAGLPKPNVYYYFKSKENLYREVLESIIEPILQASTPFNPDGVPSEVLSGYIRSKIRISRDLPYASKVFASEIMHGAPHLSADLVEQLNAQAKHNIACIQSWIDRGQIAPIDPNHLMFSIWAATQTYADFDWQISAVTGKDKLDEADYEAAAQTIIRLVLKGCEPD; encoded by the coding sequence ATGAGCACAATCCGCGAGCGTAACAAAGAACTGATCCTGCGCGCCGCCAGCGAAGAGTTTGCCGACAAGGGCTTTGCGGCGACCAAAACCAGCGACATCGCCGCCAAGGCGGGATTGCCCAAGCCCAACGTCTACTACTACTTCAAATCCAAGGAAAACCTCTACCGCGAGGTGCTGGAAAGCATCATCGAGCCGATTCTGCAGGCCTCGACCCCGTTCAACCCGGACGGTGTGCCGAGCGAGGTGCTGAGCGGCTACATCCGTTCGAAGATCCGCATCTCCCGCGACCTGCCCTACGCCTCCAAGGTGTTCGCCAGCGAAATCATGCACGGCGCCCCGCACCTGAGCGCCGACCTGGTCGAACAGCTCAACGCCCAGGCCAAGCACAACATCGCCTGCATCCAGAGCTGGATCGACCGCGGCCAGATCGCCCCGATCGATCCCAACCACCTGATGTTCAGCATCTGGGCCGCGACCCAGACCTACGCCGATTTCGACTGGCAGATTTCTGCGGTGACGGGGAAAGACAAGCTCGACGAAGCCGATTATGAAGCGGCGGCGCAGACGATTATCCGGTTGGTTTTAAAAGGGTGTGAGCCGGACTGA
- a CDS encoding GlcG/HbpS family heme-binding protein — MSALTLKVAVNLVSEAISAGRGINAAPLTIAVLDTGGHLIALQREDGASLLRPNIAIGKAWGAIALGKGSRLLAQDAQQRPAFFASLSSMGHGSVVPAPGGVLIRNQAGVVLGAIGISGDLSDVDEQVAIKAVEALDLRADGGVIA, encoded by the coding sequence ATGAGCGCTTTAACCTTGAAAGTCGCAGTCAACCTGGTCAGCGAAGCCATCAGTGCAGGGCGCGGCATCAACGCCGCACCGCTGACCATCGCGGTACTCGACACCGGCGGCCACCTGATCGCCCTGCAACGCGAAGACGGCGCCAGCCTGCTGCGCCCGAACATCGCCATCGGCAAAGCCTGGGGCGCCATCGCTCTGGGCAAAGGCTCACGCCTGCTCGCCCAGGACGCCCAACAACGCCCGGCCTTTTTTGCTTCGTTGAGCAGCATGGGGCACGGCAGCGTCGTGCCCGCACCGGGTGGTGTGTTGATTCGGAATCAGGCTGGGGTGGTGTTGGGGGCTATCGGGATCAGCGGGGATTTGTCGGATGTGGATGAGCAGGTGGCGATCAAGGCGGTGGAGGCGCTGGATCTGAGGGCGGATGGGGGGGTGATTGCTTGA